The following proteins are encoded in a genomic region of Sulfurimonas sp. HSL3-7:
- a CDS encoding SMC family ATPase, translating to MMTLSSITLENYKKYQRFTLEFEEGLTGIIGRNGSGKSTIFDAIIFALYGEVRGQKENLKCAKADEKENVSVALEFEIDARRYKVVRELRGKSQVAKAYLYDDDDALLSEGVKEVTKRVSQIVGMSRDAFMHTVFASQKELTALSGLKNEDRKKIIRKLLGLEKIDKIEIEIRSMLTDLNRDIKSFSEILLTESAKKEILDQQEGLTRSLEEQSREVALIAKQYEAKQKELALLTKELEQLQKQKDEYRGLQSELTLLTQNKTHQTQNLSVATAKLQRLNSLSAQYEKEKPLIAEYKALEEKIKTFQAQKEKILVREGLEKEQVVLREQYKQFQSEIKELEAKLQTKPELLLKEQGLKVQHGALQEELEQIQLQEQTLRSEISKLQGAVAEIEKKVANIQRMGRGSVCPTCTRPLLDEYDNVINALRSEINGSYAIQINRHKDELKTVLATKQKLSDEKSVIEKSANETATALKILLSDEQSLLKKNEAFKGVTEKGKANNEALEALKAAFYDEKAHKEAELSQQGLEAKYRELIGTESVIKEIPTLQDEVRKTEALIKENDVQIKEKEAVIKSHVYDEKLHMTKAKRSEEEQLIREAINKSLREGEKIVENIKGDIKTLQSRIDTDTRQRTQLQAKLDDKNDYEKLKLFMGEFKNKINAKISPRISQLASEMYATITKGRYQHIEVSNEFDFFIYDEGERYPIERFSGGEVDLANLVLRIAISKTLSELSGSGGVGFLAFDEVFGSQDEERRLEIMEAFHTIKEQYRQIFLISHESEIKEMFERVVEL from the coding sequence ATGATGACGCTCTCTAGCATTACGCTTGAAAACTATAAAAAATATCAGCGTTTCACGCTTGAGTTCGAGGAGGGTCTGACGGGTATCATCGGGCGCAACGGAAGCGGCAAGTCCACCATCTTCGATGCGATCATCTTTGCGCTCTACGGCGAAGTCAGAGGGCAGAAAGAGAACCTCAAGTGCGCCAAAGCGGATGAGAAAGAGAACGTCAGTGTCGCGCTGGAGTTTGAGATAGACGCTAGGCGTTATAAAGTCGTCAGAGAGCTCAGAGGCAAGTCGCAGGTTGCCAAGGCCTACCTCTACGATGATGACGATGCCCTGTTGAGCGAGGGTGTCAAAGAGGTCACGAAGCGTGTCTCGCAGATCGTCGGTATGAGCAGGGATGCGTTTATGCATACCGTCTTTGCCTCGCAGAAAGAGCTGACGGCGCTGAGCGGTCTTAAAAACGAGGATCGCAAGAAGATCATCCGTAAGCTCCTGGGCCTGGAGAAGATCGACAAGATAGAGATAGAGATCCGTTCCATGCTGACCGATCTCAACAGAGACATAAAGAGTTTCAGTGAGATACTGCTTACCGAATCTGCCAAAAAAGAGATACTGGATCAGCAAGAAGGTTTGACCAGGAGTCTGGAAGAGCAGAGCAGAGAGGTTGCCTTAATTGCCAAACAGTATGAAGCAAAACAAAAAGAGTTGGCGTTACTGACTAAAGAGCTGGAACAACTGCAAAAGCAGAAAGATGAATACAGAGGTCTGCAGAGTGAGCTGACGCTGTTGACACAAAACAAAACGCATCAGACGCAGAACCTGAGTGTCGCAACGGCAAAACTTCAAAGACTGAACTCTCTCTCGGCGCAGTATGAGAAAGAGAAACCGCTCATCGCGGAGTATAAAGCGTTGGAAGAGAAGATCAAGACGTTCCAGGCGCAAAAAGAGAAGATCCTTGTCAGAGAGGGACTTGAAAAAGAGCAGGTCGTTCTAAGAGAGCAGTACAAGCAGTTTCAAAGTGAGATCAAAGAGTTAGAAGCAAAACTGCAGACAAAGCCCGAGCTTCTGCTAAAAGAGCAGGGGTTGAAAGTTCAACACGGAGCGTTGCAGGAAGAGCTTGAACAGATTCAACTGCAAGAGCAGACACTGCGCTCAGAGATCTCGAAACTTCAAGGTGCTGTTGCCGAGATAGAGAAAAAAGTCGCCAACATACAGCGTATGGGTAGAGGTTCCGTCTGTCCTACCTGTACCCGTCCGCTTTTAGATGAGTACGACAATGTCATCAACGCGCTGCGATCTGAGATAAACGGCAGTTACGCCATACAGATAAACAGGCATAAGGACGAACTGAAAACAGTGCTCGCAACGAAGCAGAAGCTCTCGGACGAGAAGTCAGTCATAGAGAAGTCAGCCAATGAGACAGCAACCGCACTCAAGATACTTCTTTCAGATGAACAGAGCCTTTTGAAGAAGAACGAAGCCTTCAAGGGTGTCACGGAGAAAGGCAAGGCAAACAACGAAGCCTTGGAGGCGCTCAAAGCAGCTTTCTACGACGAGAAGGCACACAAAGAGGCGGAACTGTCTCAACAAGGTCTTGAAGCCAAGTATAGAGAGCTTATAGGTACGGAGAGTGTCATTAAAGAGATTCCGACACTTCAAGATGAGGTGAGGAAGACAGAAGCGCTTATAAAAGAGAACGATGTGCAGATAAAAGAGAAAGAGGCTGTTATTAAAAGCCATGTGTATGATGAAAAACTGCATATGACGAAAGCCAAACGCTCGGAAGAGGAGCAGCTCATCCGAGAGGCGATAAACAAAAGCCTCAGAGAGGGTGAGAAGATCGTCGAGAATATCAAGGGCGACATCAAGACACTGCAAAGCAGGATCGACACTGACACTAGGCAGCGAACACAGCTGCAGGCCAAACTGGACGACAAGAACGACTACGAGAAACTGAAGCTTTTTATGGGTGAGTTCAAAAACAAGATCAATGCCAAGATCTCACCGCGCATCAGCCAGCTCGCCAGTGAGATGTACGCGACCATAACCAAAGGCAGGTACCAGCACATCGAGGTGAGCAACGAGTTCGACTTCTTCATCTATGATGAGGGTGAACGCTATCCTATCGAACGTTTCAGCGGCGGCGAAGTTGACCTCGCCAACCTTGTCCTTCGCATTGCCATCTCCAAGACGCTCAGTGAGCTTAGCGGCAGCGGCGGCGTGGGTTTTCTTGCCTTCGATGAGGTCTTCGGCTCGCAGGACGAAGAGCGCCGCCTCGAGATCATGGAAGCCTTCCACACCATCAAAGAACAGTACCGGCAGATCTTCCTGATCTCGCACGAGAGCGAGATCAAGGAGATGTTCGAGCGGGTTGTGGAGCTGTAG
- a CDS encoding fumarylacetoacetate hydrolase family protein yields the protein MKTVKCGDAVMTPSKVVCIGRNYVEHIEELGNEVPSSMVVFNKPNSAVSDTLHYISADCRFEGEICFLVKAGRLYGVGFGLDLTKANIQNHLKAKGLPWERAKGFDRSAVLSDFVLLDAPLESLRMTLHINGTLVCRAGLRR from the coding sequence ATGAAAACAGTAAAATGCGGAGATGCCGTGATGACCCCTTCGAAGGTGGTCTGCATAGGCCGCAACTATGTCGAGCACATCGAGGAGCTGGGCAACGAGGTCCCCTCGTCGATGGTGGTCTTTAACAAGCCCAACTCGGCCGTCAGCGATACGCTGCACTACATCAGCGCAGATTGCCGTTTCGAGGGGGAGATCTGCTTTCTCGTCAAGGCGGGGCGGCTCTATGGGGTGGGGTTCGGCCTCGACCTCACCAAGGCAAACATACAGAACCATCTCAAGGCGAAGGGGCTGCCGTGGGAGCGGGCCAAAGGGTTCGACCGCTCGGCGGTGCTCAGCGACTTTGTCCTCCTCGATGCGCCCCTCGAAAGCCTCCGCATGACCCTCCACATCAACGGCACTCTGGTTTGTCGGGCGGGTCTACGCCGGTGA
- a CDS encoding DUF4145 domain-containing protein has translation MHKIVPPSFNAKSFNCPHCHAYSHQIWRDIWDSTNTYVNGLNIVYCSHCKKYSLWLNEKMIYPETTGIQPPNTDLEQEIIDDYLEASSIVNKSPRGAVALLRLAIQKLCKQLGEEGKNINNDIASLVKKGLPVTIQKALDIVRVVGNDAVHPGQIDLKDDQEIANKLFDLINIIAHTMITQPKEIAALYETLPEAKKEGIEKRDNGN, from the coding sequence ATGCATAAAATAGTACCTCCATCTTTTAACGCAAAAAGTTTTAATTGTCCTCATTGTCATGCTTATTCACATCAAATTTGGCGAGATATATGGGATAGCACTAACACTTATGTTAATGGTTTAAATATCGTATATTGTTCTCACTGTAAAAAATACTCTCTTTGGTTAAATGAAAAAATGATTTATCCTGAAACTACAGGAATACAACCACCCAATACTGATTTAGAACAAGAAATCATTGACGACTATTTAGAAGCATCTAGTATTGTCAATAAATCACCTAGAGGAGCCGTGGCTCTTTTAAGACTAGCTATTCAAAAACTCTGTAAGCAACTTGGAGAAGAAGGTAAGAATATCAATAATGATATTGCGAGCTTGGTAAAAAAAGGTTTACCCGTGACCATACAAAAAGCCCTTGATATAGTACGAGTAGTTGGAAACGATGCTGTTCATCCCGGACAAATTGACTTAAAAGATGACCAAGAAATAGCAAATAAATTATTTGATTTAATCAATATCATAGCACATACAATGATCACGCAACCAAAAGAAATTGCAGCCCTATATGAAACACTTCCCGAAGCTAAAAAAGAGGGAATAGAAAAAAGAGACAATGGCAATTAA
- a CDS encoding HEPN domain-containing protein encodes MRIKKEFRKSGYFWLPNNPEKQIPGTLIVTDGGNIKLEVVGLFEDTDDSIGRIHQAFNGNDTLERIIGHIEEHGLVTLDDCFYTNKNISFGGISKSTIVANKAFIGVAYDENELVQFNKFKFSVEGIDEWVGLSGIKVDRQYEKRTAEITYIPPEDITINLNCGMKFIITFSWTLPGVPSTKEAKITQKIYFELRSEDERPLNDFISVSYKITNLLGFAIDETVCIDHVSATSNSIQKDIGEGKRVPVSILLYYASRPYTKIESKIMWHKMLFRFGQICDDAERIVNNWLDAYEEIDPALNLYFSTKTGAHKYLEGEFLSLAQGLETYHRRISDEKLMDEVIFEDLKETLIEHCPEEHQDWLSGRLRYGNEVNLSRRIKSIIEPFKEFLGTSKERRKLIRAIVDTRNYLTHYDQSLEETATSGRDLWFLCQRMEAIFQLHLLQLLGFTHSEVKAVLDNSYELQQKIKET; translated from the coding sequence ATGAGAATAAAAAAAGAATTTAGAAAATCAGGTTACTTCTGGCTTCCTAATAATCCAGAGAAACAGATACCTGGTACACTCATTGTGACAGATGGCGGAAACATTAAACTTGAAGTTGTTGGCCTGTTTGAAGACACAGACGATAGTATAGGAAGAATCCATCAAGCTTTCAATGGCAACGACACGCTAGAAAGAATTATTGGACATATTGAAGAACATGGACTAGTTACGCTAGATGATTGCTTCTATACGAATAAGAATATTTCTTTTGGAGGAATTTCTAAATCTACTATTGTTGCTAACAAAGCTTTCATTGGTGTTGCATATGATGAAAACGAACTAGTACAATTCAACAAATTCAAATTCTCAGTTGAAGGTATCGACGAGTGGGTTGGATTGAGTGGAATAAAAGTTGATCGACAATATGAAAAGCGAACAGCAGAAATAACATATATACCACCCGAAGATATTACGATCAACTTAAACTGCGGAATGAAATTTATTATTACGTTTTCATGGACCCTCCCAGGTGTTCCAAGTACAAAAGAAGCAAAGATTACTCAAAAAATATATTTTGAACTTCGTTCAGAAGATGAACGTCCTTTAAATGATTTTATATCAGTAAGTTATAAGATTACTAACTTGCTTGGCTTTGCTATAGATGAGACAGTGTGTATTGATCATGTATCAGCAACTTCCAATTCAATTCAAAAAGATATTGGAGAAGGGAAAAGGGTACCAGTTTCTATACTTCTGTATTATGCAAGCCGGCCATACACGAAAATCGAGTCGAAAATTATGTGGCACAAAATGCTATTCAGATTTGGGCAAATTTGCGACGATGCTGAGCGTATAGTAAATAATTGGCTTGATGCCTATGAAGAAATTGATCCGGCTTTAAATTTGTATTTCTCCACAAAGACCGGAGCTCATAAATATTTAGAAGGGGAATTCTTATCTCTAGCTCAAGGTCTAGAAACTTATCATCGCAGAATCTCAGATGAGAAATTAATGGACGAAGTAATTTTTGAAGACCTAAAAGAAACTCTAATTGAACATTGCCCGGAAGAGCATCAAGACTGGTTATCTGGAAGATTGCGATATGGCAATGAAGTAAATCTTAGCCGAAGAATCAAAAGTATAATAGAGCCATTTAAAGAATTTCTTGGAACAAGTAAAGAACGTAGAAAGCTAATTAGAGCCATCGTGGATACAAGGAATTACCTTACTCATTACGATCAGTCTTTAGAGGAAACAGCTACAAGTGGTAGAGACTTATGGTTTCTCTGCCAAAGAATGGAAGCAATTTTCCAACTCCATTTACTTCAGCTTCTTGGCTTTACCCACTCAGAGGTTAAAGCAGTTTTGGATAACAGCTATGAACTTCAACAGAAAATCAAAGAAACCTAA
- a CDS encoding carboxymuconolactone decarboxylase family protein — protein MHNPDTLEPFLDYWVTSKAKMGLSVREQELVILRMAVLYRSEYVWKHHVKVGREFSVSDTELDAIRHGSYAAFSATRERAFLELTDAFMNERSLPPKLWNQTKEILGKKDFVDIISLVSQYVLFALNNVCLQVQLEPGVADLPGIED, from the coding sequence ATGCATAACCCGGACACATTGGAGCCGTTTCTCGACTACTGGGTGACGTCAAAAGCAAAGATGGGGCTGTCGGTTCGCGAGCAGGAGCTGGTCATCCTGCGCATGGCTGTTCTCTATCGCAGCGAGTATGTCTGGAAACACCACGTCAAGGTCGGGAGGGAGTTTAGCGTCAGCGATACAGAACTCGACGCTATTCGACACGGTTCCTATGCAGCGTTCTCTGCCACGCGGGAGCGCGCCTTTCTTGAACTGACTGACGCCTTTATGAACGAGCGGTCTCTCCCGCCGAAATTATGGAACCAGACCAAGGAGATTCTCGGTAAAAAGGACTTCGTCGATATAATCTCCCTGGTTTCCCAGTACGTTCTTTTCGCACTTAACAATGTCTGCCTGCAGGTCCAGCTCGAGCCCGGAGTAGCGGATCTGCCGGGCATCGAGGATTAG